ttccccttggaaaagatctactaaaagactttgatttatacaactacttgtacaaactcattccagaagggcagcacccaactagaactcctagcattcaagattgtaggcagcacctcacaatcagcatattgtttaatgtctcatatgcaaagactacatacacaagtttattgtctttgtgcaagactcactcaactaatctttgaagttcaactctcttgtatatgtgtgagtgattgtgtgtaaggaatttatcatttacagtgtatatctcaaatgtatcctcacacaagggcttgtgttCTCAAttagctgatatcttcatgctaactgcccatgctttgaatccacttgaaaagctgttgtttgatcttcaatatattgtatttataggctccaacactgatatatacgttagacacaagaatatgactgttggaaagtttctgtactgtttctcgaattgcaacggtcaaattcgtcttgctggacattttctcgactggtTAACTCTAgtcaactggtcaactcaactggtcaatcagttcaactggttcagttggactggttcaactggtcttcggctggtctggttcagtttcagctggttcagttcagctggtctggttcaactggtcttcagctggtttggttcagtttcagttggtcagcagctggttcagttcagttggttggtcagctgatcagcagttggttcagtttcagctggtgtgctgaaatcagctaggctgatttcagtttgtgcagaaccagtaacttcatcgtcatttatcagcatcttaagctttgattcagactttgacttctgacgatgatcatcgtcttatctttccaacgcacactgaatcgcttcatttcgataatcgagctgagagatatgaccaaaataccgcagctgctcaaactcaactgattgctattttcgtgtgatcagttcggtaattaagcgatcagttagaccatgataacatccgattttgcccaactgatgtgaaatacgacttgttccaaattgagttttctaatcagtccagttggcggattgtcatttggataatccagttgagagatatcatcaaaataccaaagctcgccagaaattcagtttgtgcaaaattcagtttcaacttgcttcttgtgtttgcaacttaacacttgagtaaatatgttagaaacacaataacaagttttgttaacatcaaaataagattgcgaacttgaaaagttcctacaatctccccctttttatGATCaaaaaacttggataaacaatcaattcgactaacatatttctccccctttttgtgtgaatcaaaaagtcatattttcaaaacattttaaacaaaattttctccccctcaatatttaaaaataataactccattaaaattacaatgagttctccccctatatttttgaaattttgaaaattataaaagaagaaggataactaaccaattttctccatggctcattttctgctgcagcacatatgctctgccttcaacgaataaactgtattttctcgtgcataattaggctgcaaattttataccgttgtaaacctctatgagtctagtttgcaacgcaaaaaaCGGTTCAtcatttggacactcgagcaaggagatatgccATTTTTCCTACGGTCGCTGCAGCTGCGCGAAAATTCaattttgcatatatatgtgtaaaaaatctgaaattttcgaattttaaacatcaaaatcagtttcaatgttctttcaagaacacctgctctgataccaattgttgggatcgattaggggggtaatcgttgagctacaatagctcggttcttgaaatattgaacaccgatgaattaaatcgagtttggttaaaaaccaagcgaaagatactcgaaataatccttcgtagaaaccgattaaatattttgttaaccatttaaaatatatgcaggttgaatgagtaaaaatattcagttgaagcattttatcaaacacttgatatgcaACATTTTGGTATTTGgaataacacataaaatgcttcaacaatgcttctttaaaactatgaaaatgatgagtaaatgcaataaacaaatagacacgaatttgtttatggatgttcggagatttcaaacactcctacgtcaccccttcttccccttgggaaggatccactagaagactttgatttatacaactacttgtacaaacccattccagaagggcagcacccaactagaactcctagcactcaagattgtaggcagcacctcacaatcaacatattgtttaatgtctcatatgcaaagactacatacacaagtttattgtctttgtgcaagactcactcaactaatctttgaagttcaactctcttgtatatgtgtgagtgattgtgtgtgaggaatttatcatttacaatgtatatctcaaatgtatcctcacacaagggcttgtgttctcaactagctgatatcttcatgctaactgcccatgctttgaatccacttgaaaagctgttgtttgatcttcaatatattgtatttataggctccaacactgatatatacgttagacacaagaatatgactgttggaaagtttctgtactgtttctcgaattgcaacggtcaaattcgtcttgctggacattttctcgactggtTAACTCTAgtcaactggtcaactcaactggtcaatcagttcaactggttcagttggactggttcaactggtcttcggctggtctggttcagtttcagctggttcagttcagctggtctggttcaactggtcttcagctggtctggttcagtttcagttggtcagcagctggttcatttcagttggttggtcagctgatcagcagttggttcagtttcagctagtgtgctgaaatcagcctagctgatttcagtttgtgcagaaccagtaacttcatcgtcatttatcagcatcttaagctttgattcagactttgacttctgatgataatttgtagatcattgtcttatctttccaacgcatactgaatcgcttcatttcgataatcgagctgagagatatgaccaaaataccgcagctgctcaaactcaactgattgctattttcgtgtgatcagttcggtaattgagcgatcagttagaccatgataacatccgattttgcccaactgatgtgaaatacgacttgttccaaattgagttttctaatcagtccagttggaggattgtcatttggataacccagttgagagatatcatcaaaataccaaagctcgccaaaaattcagtttgtgcaaaattcagtttcagcttgcttcttgtgtttgcaacttcacacttgagtaaatatgttagaaacacgataacaagttttgttaacatcaaaatcaagattgcgaacttgaaaagttccaacataaTCTTTAATAACGATTTTCCagagctacgacaacggtttttcccCGTTGTCTTTagacgtctacgacaacggtttttcaccgttttATTCGAACGCACTCTTTAACCACAAtgcctttaacaacggttttacaagacctacgacaacggtttttcaccgttgtctttagacgtctacgacaacggtttttcaccgcgGTATTTGAGCGCACCCTTTAACCACAGGGCCTTTAACAATggttttacaagacctacgacaacgatttttcaaCGTTGTCTTTGGCCTTTTTTTGTAGTGACTATTTCTACTTCCTTCCACGCTTATGGAGATCTAAGCTTTCCTGTTTTCGAAAAACTTTTTAGTGCTTGTTGGGTTTCTTGTGCTAATGTTTTTCCCCACGTGTAGCTCGTGATTCTATCTTCCTGAAAAGATAGTATTCTTGATTCCAATCTATGAATTTGATTCCCCTGTAGAATCAGTTTGTCTAGTATTTGGATATATGGTTCTTGTATTAATggaaactcaactctttctggataaattgcctaaacaacattttcaaatatctcagatatttcaataaactcttttataataAACAATTCtaaatgatgtgtattagatagagcatatgaaatttgataggtaatcGAGTACggtctattaccttctttcatcagtcttttttctttgaagttatgATGTAACGTCAAAgctcggctgaaatctcgatctgctATGTTGTAGGCAATTCTTGGATAAATTACTCCTACAATTTTCCCTGCACAgagattttttgagattattCCTAGTACTGAATTTTGAAGGTTCCCCATTCGTTTATCGCATATAGCGATATCAATAGGTGAATCTATTCCTAATTTAAAAGTAACCTTTATCATAATCTAGATTGCTCcgatatgaatccaggacaATGTTCTTGCTACTTCtctcttgagtttttgtaattcctccttaatttaTTCGGAAGGAATTAACTGCATCTACATTTTATTTCCTGTAAGTTCCATAAGAATTGCCATTTTTTTTTctggaaactttatagattagatgatgcttcctatttcttaggccaagacttcctaagaatTTTTTTACCTGTCATGCAGAGAATATTTGATACCTCTGAAAATTAGGATTTTCCCTCATGATTCTTTGAACCATTTTATGGGATATTGTTGTCTGATTTAAGAAACAAGACAAATtttcatgtgtttcgtgtcaAAACACCTCGTGACAAAACACCTCGTCAACAATCAGATTTCGATTATGTTCCATCAGATTATTCCTGACTttagacttcttcttcttcttcatatatatttttgtctGAGGCAATATCCTCAAACCTGTATATTTGAATAAGATCTTgataataaactgcttcttcaatagTCGGGGTTGAATCGAagaatttttttcctatttttttaattttcgagACAGTTGATTGAAATATGACATCTTGCTCCAAATGTCCTGTAATTACAATCTTTGAAACTTTCATTAGCTCGGGTGtaagctcttctgaaagttttctttgtaggtgtttttcctgtgcttcgagatgtactcAATGCTCGGGATGATGTCCTACTTCTTGTTGGTACTTGCTCAGATTTGTAATATCTTGTCTTTTGTCTGGACCAAACTGTTCTTGgcttccaagaacttcttccactcCTGGCATAAGGATGAGTTCTAAAATTTTTCCTCTTCTGCctttgtggtttacttccaataattttTGGAAGATTATTTTCCTTGCAACACAAAGGAGTACGTTTGTTAATACCCATTAAATGTTTGTaattattttgtaattatttcaaaactttaTAGAGCCTgagtatatttttttttcttctctgtatcttgactaTTAAAATAGTCTACCTCTACAAATTGTGCTTTAAAAAGGGTAGCCATTCTTCCAGCTATCTCACCAAGAGATTCTCCAGCTAGGACGGACTCTTTGGTTTCTAtcgaagtcatgtcccaagcaatcTTTACTGATCTAATAAGACTCATTTTTAATAGTTTAATGAATCTTTCTCTcttgagatcaagtgttcctgctgcaattctcatagcagatgtccaatcatctatgagatcttctttGTTCTTGAAGTCTAATACATCTAGGTTGAGCATAATTCTGTAAGAATATATAAGCTCTAAAACAGATTTCTCATAAGGTAtttggtgcaagggaatttgaCTTCTTCTTGACCTTGTACCTGCTGGGTGCGATTCTCCACCAGTATAAAAGTCTTGTTgggattctctcatatttatattctgagATCCCACATTTTCTCTTAGTGGTTCCTGAGTAGATGACCAGGTAATGCTGGGTTGTTCACCTTCAGTTGTGTTAATATTTAGATCTACAACCTTGAGATTTGTAAAAGATTCCGCAAGTTCTTGGAGATCCTCCAGACCAATCTgttctaaagttgtcatcatattaatttcttttctgaaactgttttaattagattgatcattttttcttcttcagttaaaggttttggcatcacttCGGTCTTCCTTCTTTGGTGTAATAAGAGCTCAGTACCAAAAGATGGTGGTAACCTTACTTCTGAAATCcttttactagaacttggttgttaTTCTAGGTTTTGAATTCTTGTTCGAATATCTTTTAATATCCTAAGAATTTCTTCCTgattttcaaggattttctccaCATTCACATTTTGTGGTATATAATACAACATATTGTCATAATTCTGTACTGTCATTTGAAATTTTCTAAGATCTCCAGAGATTTTAGAAGAATCCAAGACTATTTCTAGGAACCTGTTATTTTCAATCATAAATTTACTTTATGACTCTTCCACTGTTTTCTTGATATATATAACCTTGGTTAGATcttcttatttcaaatattccaaatttttggaataaatcctgCAAATAATCAATCTCGAACTtgggttcgtattcatattatttgagaaattctcctcctcaaacatttaattacttgtgtaataataaatttttatgtttaaaataattttacctaGACTCTGATAGCATTTAAGTTCAGTACTCTAAGAGCTATGACTTTCGTATAAGCAGACGAGGGATCCGAGGATCAATCACAGGGTGACACACTTAAGAGTACCTATAAGCTTTCTAACGTCAAATTCTTTAACATAGCCTAGGTTGTCTCCTAAAGAGAGTCACGCTTCGTGTCAGATCACACGATAGACGATCAGAGATTTTtataagctctgataccatttttcCCAGGAAAATCAATCATTAACATTATAAAGatatttttgtcttttttaatGTTTTAGGAAGCGAAAAAAAAGTTTAGAAAATTACGATAAAGTTGAATTTGGATTTATGAATTTATCTCCAATTTACCAATTCAATAAACACCATTTATTATGACTTTAGTTAGTCCAATTCTTTAATGTTACACAATCAATTAAAACTATAAAATCGAAATGTTTAATCTGTacatataaaacaaaaaaaataaatcacaaaatatataatttttacaaTTAGTTAAATacgtttaatttttatatattcctTCGCTATAATAATAGTAATTGGTAGATTAAGTTACTTAACCTTCAGAACATAGTATACTTTCACAACACACATGAAACACACATGCAAGTGTACATGGAAATTGGATGAGTAAAGAGTTGAGAACAAAAAATGACTGAACTTAAATTGATCTCGAAATACATTTGCAGGCTCTCTTCAAGGCAAAACAAGATCAAAATTGAGAGCCACCCCTATCCAAGGAAAACATATGCTAAATTTGCCACACCTTCCCCACATTATCTTCCCACCAAACTACCAAAACCAAACAAAAACATAATCAGATTCAAGAAAAGGACACCACAACAAATACATAAACAACACTGTTTCTTTTTTCCTTAATTTGATCAAACATTCCTTTTCTTGGCAACAGCGGACAAAGGATACTTCATCTCACACGATAGCTTCAGCACCTCACTCAACACCACCGGATTGGCCTCCTCCGCAGCCCACTCGAACCGGTGTACCAGCTTCGCTACCCACAGAGCCACCGTGGCCAGCCCCAGGTTCTTCCCCGGACAGGACCTCCTCCCGGCGCCGAAGGGCGCCAGCCTCAGATCACCGCCGCTGAGGCCGATTTCGGCCCCGCCCATCGCCGGGACGAACCTCTCCGGCTTGAATTCGAGAGGGTTCTGGAACACTGCGGCGTCATGAGTTATGGCCCACATGTTGACCATAGCAGTGGTGTTGGCGGGGATCACCATGCCGTTGGAGAGGTGCACGTCCGACGTGGAGAGACGGGCCCAGGAAAGCAGCGGCCCCGGGGGGTGAAACCTTAACGCCTCCTTCACCACCGCCTGAAGATACGGCAGCGTCGCCACGTTGGCATCCGTTATCCCGCCACGTTGGCACAGCTCAGCGTCATCAAGCTCATCCCGCAGCTTCTGTTGTACCTCAGGGTGCAACACCAGCTCCGCCATTATCCATTCAGTCAACAAAGCTGTCGTATCCGTTCCTCTGAAAATCATTTCCTGTATACGTCAACATTACAAATTGACGATTATTATggttaaataaaataatcatccGTAATTTCTcaaaaactaaaaaataaaaaaatcatccgTAACGTAAACAGCATTAACCATTAGCAATAATAACCCAATAATTAATGGCAAAACGTACCCACAAAACGGCGATCATGTCATCTTCACCAAGCTTCTCGTTATCATCCAAAGATAGCAAAACATCGACGAAATCAGCAGTATCAGCAACATCTTTAGATTGACATTTGACCATATGTTCTTCAATAATGCCTTTCACTAGTTTCCTGACGCGGGGTACGAGGACTTCGCAGCGTGCGACAATTCGTGAAGGGTCGTATAtatacgaaatccatggaagaTGATCGGACCAATTGAAAGCGCCCAATAACTCGAACCCTTCTCTCACGATTTCATTGAGCTCCCTGAACTCTTCGGTATCCTGCGCAGAGCGGTAACTCTTACCGAAAACACAGCCCATTATGTTGTTCAAAGCAGCTGCCTTCAAATGTTTCCTCAAACATACGCTGCCGTTTAGGGTTTGCTCGGTGGAGACATTTTCCAACATGGTTTCGCAATCGAGCTGGCGGCCTGGTTCATGCGCTGAAATCCTCCGTGGAGCGAAGAGGTGGGACGAGGCGATACGGCGGAGAAAACGCCAATAAGTGCTGTTGGGAGCGAAGCCGATGGCCCGGCTGAACATGAGGCTCCGAGCCGACTGCTTGATCGGACGGTCTGCGAAGTGGGCAGAGGTCAGGATTTCTTTAGCCACAACAGGGTCGGACGCCACAACCGCCGGCGTGGAGCCGAGGCTGAAAGCCATAAGCTCCTTAGCTCTATGAGTCGCAGCCATGGCAGCTAAAGAACGGTGAGCCAACCCCCGGCTTAGAGTGAATAAGCTCCCGAAAACAGGAAGCCCGCGCGGCCCTGGAATCGGGACGGCGCCATTTCTGTTCCTCCCATTCTTCCACGCAACTCCACCGGGCGTAAAGGCCCA
The sequence above is a segment of the Primulina tabacum isolate GXHZ01 chromosome 6, ASM2559414v2, whole genome shotgun sequence genome. Coding sequences within it:
- the LOC142548075 gene encoding cytochrome P450 78A7-like, whose protein sequence is MAMEDSIWWIYTLSAFVGSETLLDQYLICSLALCFLSLYLLTWAFTPGGVAWKNGRNRNGAVPIPGPRGLPVFGSLFTLSRGLAHRSLAAMAATHRAKELMAFSLGSTPAVVASDPVVAKEILTSAHFADRPIKQSARSLMFSRAIGFAPNSTYWRFLRRIASSHLFAPRRISAHEPGRQLDCETMLENVSTEQTLNGSVCLRKHLKAAALNNIMGCVFGKSYRSAQDTEEFRELNEIVREGFELLGAFNWSDHLPWISYIYDPSRIVARCEVLVPRVRKLVKGIIEEHMVKCQSKDVADTADFVDVLLSLDDNEKLGEDDMIAVLWEMIFRGTDTTALLTEWIMAELVLHPEVQQKLRDELDDAELCQRGGITDANVATLPYLQAVVKEALRFHPPGPLLSWARLSTSDVHLSNGMVIPANTTAMVNMWAITHDAAVFQNPLEFKPERFVPAMGGAEIGLSGGDLRLAPFGAGRRSCPGKNLGLATVALWVAKLVHRFEWAAEEANPVVLSEVLKLSCEMKYPLSAVAKKRNV